The proteins below come from a single Leptospira ellinghausenii genomic window:
- a CDS encoding SpoIIE family protein phosphatase, whose product MKPQSLPPIILKNEDGGFYLSSSNELDDLYHFILGQAKRFVSAKSAALYLRNGKGNLSKIGLVTDKTNAGHIAKHVFKSKKSILVKKGTQLNAKDAPVSESYIACYLGDEIGDMSLGVLVLEGIKHFQNFSEQDLDLINYFSANLNALFKDTVFSDIEPQFFNSLTTSILLLIDNANIHNNNNRLQYFLEEIIRVAVLINTSVDLEHVLVMVMESAKSVFRTEASSLLLLDEKKEYLVFHTVTGEKREEVSKIKVPVGQGIAGTVAVTKQPMIINDAQNDDRVFRDVDKASNFVTRNILASPLIVGDEVIGVIEAINTIDRNNFSQDDIDTFLSFSSACAVAIQKTRLLDNLNVTNLELKQKLSTLESIFDLGQAVLESHDELGLMSKTLSILTKELSCEDAGMVIIEEKNKNRIQVYARQLGIVRESFFPMFESRLFLSLMESGNPRMAVVTPQLEESFSELEFYTLKKNFLILPISPRGGNLRAALYVSGKHSLHSFNETDLRMLKTLSSPLAKAYENLRLNQEIITKKSIEKEIEITRKIQNNILPNALIQSPLFDLGVKSVAAKEVSGDFYDFHAFGDEQFSFLVADVSGKSLPAAIFMAMSSSIIRTLSRTTDMSPSELLYRANQLIYEDSQSGMFVTLFLVNYQRKTRTLKFASAGHNDQIWIRKDGSFELLKGKGAPLGVVPHTNYHGGEIQLEPGDILVFYTDGAIEEKSPDGEEYGLDRFIDYIIAHRDESSQKIVESVYNDIRSFSKAEEQYDDFTVMILKFAKVESFEMVKSFDAHPNEIPKLRDFISEHLEKKITKPFAFDDILISLDEAATNIVMHSYKDTNLQNPKFECKFELIGDKLKIVLVDEGKPFDRKKVPKPSVEANLKGERKGGFGVYLMETLMDKVSYEYNGKQNITYLEKTIV is encoded by the coding sequence TTGAAACCACAATCCCTTCCGCCGATTATCTTAAAAAACGAAGATGGCGGATTTTATCTTTCTTCCTCAAACGAACTAGATGATTTATACCATTTTATTTTAGGACAAGCAAAACGATTTGTTTCTGCTAAATCAGCAGCTTTGTACCTTCGGAATGGAAAAGGGAATTTAAGTAAAATTGGACTCGTCACAGACAAAACAAATGCTGGGCATATCGCCAAACATGTGTTTAAATCTAAAAAAAGTATTCTGGTTAAAAAAGGTACTCAGCTAAATGCAAAAGATGCACCAGTTTCCGAATCATATATAGCTTGTTATTTGGGAGATGAAATAGGGGATATGTCCCTTGGCGTTTTGGTTTTGGAAGGAATCAAACATTTTCAAAATTTTTCAGAACAAGATTTAGATCTAATCAATTACTTTAGTGCCAACTTAAACGCTTTATTCAAAGACACTGTTTTTTCGGATATTGAACCACAGTTTTTTAATTCACTGACGACATCAATTTTACTTCTGATTGATAACGCAAACATTCATAACAATAATAATCGTCTCCAATACTTTTTGGAGGAAATCATTCGGGTAGCAGTCCTTATCAATACGAGTGTTGATTTGGAACATGTGCTTGTCATGGTAATGGAATCTGCAAAATCCGTGTTTCGTACGGAAGCAAGTTCCTTGCTTTTGTTAGATGAGAAAAAAGAGTATTTGGTTTTTCATACGGTAACAGGTGAAAAACGAGAAGAGGTTTCCAAAATCAAAGTCCCTGTAGGACAGGGGATTGCGGGCACCGTAGCGGTGACCAAACAACCTATGATCATCAACGATGCACAAAATGATGACAGGGTCTTTCGGGATGTAGACAAAGCATCCAATTTTGTGACTCGTAATATTTTGGCAAGTCCCCTCATTGTGGGAGATGAGGTCATTGGTGTGATTGAAGCAATTAATACCATTGATCGGAATAATTTTAGCCAAGATGATATAGATACATTTTTGTCTTTTTCCAGTGCTTGTGCAGTTGCGATCCAAAAAACAAGGCTTCTTGACAACCTTAATGTTACAAACTTAGAGCTCAAACAAAAGTTAAGTACTCTAGAATCTATCTTTGATTTGGGGCAAGCTGTGCTTGAATCTCATGATGAATTGGGCCTCATGTCAAAAACACTTAGCATTCTCACCAAAGAATTGTCATGTGAAGATGCAGGCATGGTTATCATTGAAGAAAAGAACAAAAATAGAATCCAAGTGTATGCAAGGCAGTTAGGGATTGTTAGAGAATCTTTTTTTCCCATGTTTGAAAGTCGTTTGTTTTTAAGCCTTATGGAATCTGGGAATCCGAGAATGGCAGTAGTCACTCCCCAATTGGAAGAATCCTTTTCGGAATTGGAGTTTTATACACTAAAGAAAAATTTCCTGATTTTGCCCATTTCACCAAGAGGAGGGAATTTACGGGCTGCTTTGTATGTAAGCGGAAAACATTCTCTTCATTCCTTTAATGAGACAGACCTTAGGATGTTAAAAACATTATCCTCTCCACTAGCAAAAGCTTACGAAAATTTACGCCTCAACCAAGAAATCATTACCAAAAAATCGATCGAAAAAGAAATCGAAATCACAAGAAAAATTCAAAACAATATTTTACCCAATGCTCTCATCCAATCTCCATTATTTGACCTGGGAGTTAAGTCGGTTGCCGCCAAAGAGGTGTCAGGTGACTTTTATGATTTCCATGCGTTTGGAGACGAACAGTTTTCCTTTCTTGTGGCCGATGTGTCTGGGAAAAGTTTACCAGCAGCCATTTTTATGGCGATGTCCAGTTCGATTATCCGAACACTTTCCAGAACAACGGACATGTCTCCCTCCGAATTACTCTATCGTGCCAACCAATTGATTTATGAAGATTCGCAGTCGGGGATGTTTGTTACCTTATTCCTCGTTAATTACCAAAGAAAAACCCGTACATTAAAGTTTGCATCCGCAGGTCACAATGACCAAATTTGGATCCGAAAGGATGGGAGTTTTGAACTTCTAAAGGGAAAAGGGGCACCGCTCGGAGTGGTCCCTCATACCAATTACCATGGTGGTGAGATCCAATTAGAACCAGGTGATATTTTGGTTTTTTATACTGATGGGGCCATTGAGGAAAAAAGTCCAGATGGGGAAGAATATGGTCTCGATCGTTTCATTGATTATATCATTGCACATCGGGATGAATCATCTCAAAAAATTGTGGAATCCGTTTATAATGACATTCGTTCTTTTTCAAAGGCGGAAGAACAATACGATGACTTTACCGTTATGATTTTGAAGTTTGCGAAGGTGGAAAGTTTTGAAATGGTAAAATCCTTTGATGCACACCCGAATGAAATCCCAAAACTCCGTGATTTTATTTCCGAACATTTAGAGAAGAAAATTACAAAACCTTTTGCCTTCGACGACATCTTAATATCTTTGGATGAAGCAGCTACCAATATTGTGATGCATAGTTACAAAGATACGAATCTGCAGAATCCAAAGTTTGAATGTAAATTTGAACTCATTGGAGATAAGTTAAAAATTGTTCTCGTAGACGAAGGGAAACCTTTCGACAGGAAAAAAGTTCCGAAACCTTCCGTGGAAGCCAATTTGAAAGGTGAACGAAAGGGAGGATTCGGTGTTTATCTCATGGAAACCCTCATGGACAAAGTATCGTATGAATACAATGGGAAACAAAACATAACCTATTTGGAGAAAACAATCGTATGA
- a CDS encoding STAS domain-containing protein: MNEDKIGIRSEEMGNKMVVHVQGNLDVHNTHKIEKDLLTLVSSSGKSVIFNLSEVPFISSAGLRLLVTTLRHCQEQKISISICGLQPAVEKVFDIIGMQQLFTIYPDLEAALK; encoded by the coding sequence ATGAACGAAGATAAAATTGGAATCCGTTCGGAAGAAATGGGAAACAAGATGGTTGTACACGTCCAAGGCAATTTGGATGTTCACAATACACATAAAATTGAAAAAGATTTACTCACTCTCGTTAGTTCTTCGGGAAAATCTGTTATTTTTAATTTGAGTGAAGTGCCATTTATTTCTTCGGCTGGACTTCGCCTCCTTGTCACAACACTTAGGCATTGCCAAGAACAGAAAATCAGTATTTCGATCTGCGGATTACAACCTGCAGTTGAGAAAGTCTTTGATATTATCGGGATGCAGCAGTTATTCACAATTTATCCCGATTTAGAAGCAGCTTTAAAGTAA
- a CDS encoding acyl-CoA carboxylase subunit beta: METMQYSLNNPFKESKAPETKTGIYDDALKLGKELIEKPFLGGGEDRIRVQHSKSRMTVWERIKVLTDEEPNITYQNWGPNLDGASIVTGILNIKGRDVAVYGHDFTLRAGSMDATNGSKLARLIQMAGTHGIPLIGMNDSAGAYVPAGVGGLDGYSEAFTALRKISGVVPSVMLMFGFNAGGGAYLPRQGSFMIQCDGTFFGLTGPGVVKSVLGEDISAEDLGGPKVHGQSGVVDLVTGDELGSLRTAIRLLSYLPDNNHSFAPFYPTSDPVDRFIYEEDILFRKTFNSPTGMNTPFDITLYLQQICDHGEFFELQPQRARNIVTAFGRIGGHVVGFLANNSAVSSGQIDIGASRKGTRFVRFCNLYNIPMVFVEDTTGFLPGRDQEHNGIVLEGRKLLDSIIDLRTPRLTLIIRNAFGGAYATFNSYFTGASMVFALPTARIAVMGPAGKEYVYKDEITGVQKEYLANVKKGMSEKEAISIRDGKLFEIGQRYEKELMNPKEALSLGSVSSIILPGYTRNVLSKNLSFLMSKYKPAEMSGPQREFE, encoded by the coding sequence ATGGAAACCATGCAGTATTCCCTAAACAACCCGTTCAAAGAATCCAAGGCTCCGGAGACCAAAACCGGAATATATGATGATGCTCTCAAACTAGGAAAAGAATTAATCGAAAAACCCTTTCTTGGTGGTGGTGAAGATAGAATTCGTGTCCAACACTCTAAAAGTAGGATGACGGTTTGGGAACGTATCAAAGTTCTCACAGACGAAGAACCGAACATCACTTACCAAAACTGGGGCCCTAATTTAGATGGAGCTTCCATCGTCACAGGAATTTTAAACATTAAGGGTCGCGATGTAGCGGTCTACGGACACGATTTTACACTCCGTGCCGGTTCCATGGATGCAACGAACGGTAGTAAACTCGCTCGCCTCATCCAAATGGCTGGAACCCATGGAATCCCTCTCATCGGGATGAATGATTCTGCAGGTGCCTATGTACCAGCGGGTGTGGGTGGTCTCGATGGTTATTCAGAAGCCTTCACTGCATTACGTAAAATCAGCGGTGTCGTTCCTTCTGTTATGCTTATGTTTGGATTTAACGCTGGTGGTGGTGCTTACCTCCCACGCCAAGGGTCCTTTATGATCCAATGTGATGGTACTTTTTTTGGTCTCACTGGACCTGGAGTTGTGAAGTCAGTGCTTGGGGAAGATATCTCTGCAGAAGACTTAGGGGGACCAAAAGTACACGGTCAATCCGGTGTGGTGGACCTTGTCACTGGTGATGAGTTAGGTTCTCTTCGTACAGCGATCCGTCTTCTCTCTTATTTGCCTGACAATAACCATAGTTTTGCGCCTTTTTATCCAACATCAGACCCAGTAGACAGGTTCATTTACGAAGAAGACATTCTTTTCCGTAAAACATTCAATTCTCCTACAGGAATGAACACACCTTTTGACATCACACTGTACTTACAACAGATCTGTGACCATGGTGAGTTCTTTGAATTACAACCGCAAAGAGCAAGGAATATCGTCACTGCCTTTGGTCGTATTGGTGGTCATGTTGTTGGTTTTCTTGCCAATAACTCTGCTGTTTCTTCTGGTCAGATTGACATTGGAGCTTCTCGTAAAGGAACTCGTTTTGTTCGATTCTGTAACTTATACAATATCCCAATGGTGTTTGTAGAAGACACAACTGGATTTTTACCAGGTCGTGACCAAGAACATAATGGTATCGTTCTCGAAGGAAGAAAACTGCTCGATTCCATCATTGACCTTCGTACACCAAGACTCACACTCATCATTCGTAATGCCTTTGGTGGTGCTTATGCTACATTTAACTCCTATTTTACGGGAGCATCGATGGTATTTGCTCTTCCTACTGCAAGGATTGCCGTTATGGGTCCTGCTGGAAAAGAGTATGTATACAAAGATGAAATCACCGGGGTTCAAAAAGAATACCTTGCCAACGTCAAAAAGGGAATGAGTGAAAAAGAGGCAATTTCCATTCGGGATGGAAAACTCTTTGAAATTGGCCAACGATACGAAAAAGAACTCATGAATCCAAAAGAAGCACTTTCTCTTGGTTCTGTTTCATCCATCATCCTTCCAGGTTACACACGCAATGTTTTATCCAAAAACTTAAGTTTCCTGATGTCGAAATACAAACCGGCGGAAATGTCCGGACCTCAAAGGGAGTTTGAATAA
- a CDS encoding ATP-binding protein — MLDKNLKRIQFQESESAWIRSFSVESIKCLIVCRGPVRKETMDVFDAIGVKEYGILLSEKDSIVYPKALAPELRNFRFPENIHRVPDYMGAGKEEKEERIHQIIGIAKDNGYTHIFAGYGFMAEDAEFIEAIEKAGIIFMGPSSHVAKGAGAKDEAKKLARSLNVSVTPGVDNITALALLRKTGNSKDGLLKVAKENNLNFSFDEKKSLEDNAEDLLQLSYEKTIDITSIPDLQKESEILCEDIWKKYPGKRIRFKYIGGGGGKGQRVISEKSEIESAVMEILAESKVTAVGSNRNFLIELNIENTRHNEIQLIGNGEWSLSLGGRDCSLQMHEQKLLEISQTVELLQKEAELVRSSNAKKAAILDKDVQTLKDMEHQAEVFGKAIRLNSVSTFECIVEGNSFFFMEVNTRIQVEHRVTEMVYKMKFTNPNDPNDFFYIDSLVEAMAVLSIHGPRVPKPERIVRNVSGAEVRINATNRALQPHAGGIIQNWSNPLPEEIRDDQGICTRNPDTGAFVHYNLAGAYDSNVALIVSYGNSRSENLEVLGNILRKTELRGQNLETNLLVHYGLIQWILGKDAMFKPSTAFMISYLAGIGALQSIINDLDLEYLWSEKTKAADADLKKVLSKKMTLVIRPMERLLANPHLLGGFLGYFDGKLWSRTGNQLSFNENPIQFLDSLYYYLNLDATEQKASSEKIWDHDAKLLIEAKEFYSEFSKRTGLKSWKEIVDVFAKGKNPSKEISEELWEKVKASHNGFQAGLETLLLLPKIGIKSNFFGLDVNADLDGVVPDEFKNKDTRDAFIKTLNPPPKMSGDEIVAPMGGMFYSKEAPNLPPLINEGDHFQAGQPLFIIEVMKMFNKILAPVSGTIVKNLMVDSDGKIVTKAQPIFKIKPDEILKEESPEEIRARKVKVTKELGLG, encoded by the coding sequence ATGTTAGATAAGAATTTAAAACGCATTCAGTTCCAAGAATCAGAATCCGCATGGATTCGTTCCTTCAGTGTGGAATCGATCAAATGCCTCATCGTTTGCCGTGGACCTGTTCGTAAGGAAACCATGGATGTATTTGATGCCATTGGTGTGAAAGAATATGGAATTTTACTATCTGAAAAAGATTCCATCGTTTATCCAAAGGCACTAGCTCCAGAACTTCGGAACTTCCGTTTCCCTGAAAACATCCATCGTGTTCCTGATTATATGGGAGCGGGGAAAGAAGAAAAAGAGGAGCGCATCCACCAAATCATTGGAATTGCCAAAGACAATGGATACACACATATCTTTGCTGGTTACGGATTTATGGCAGAAGATGCTGAGTTCATTGAAGCCATTGAAAAAGCAGGCATCATCTTTATGGGACCAAGTTCCCATGTGGCAAAAGGTGCTGGGGCAAAAGACGAAGCAAAAAAACTCGCACGTAGCCTCAATGTTTCGGTAACACCTGGTGTGGACAATATCACAGCCCTAGCGTTACTTCGTAAAACAGGGAATTCCAAAGACGGACTACTCAAAGTTGCCAAAGAAAATAACCTAAACTTCTCATTTGATGAGAAAAAATCATTGGAAGACAACGCGGAAGATTTACTCCAATTGTCTTACGAAAAAACCATCGACATCACTTCCATTCCTGACCTACAAAAAGAGTCAGAAATATTATGTGAAGACATTTGGAAAAAGTATCCTGGAAAACGAATCCGATTCAAATACATCGGTGGTGGTGGGGGAAAAGGCCAACGTGTCATTTCTGAGAAATCGGAAATCGAATCTGCTGTGATGGAAATCTTAGCAGAGTCCAAAGTGACCGCTGTTGGTTCCAACCGAAACTTCCTTATTGAGTTAAATATCGAAAACACTCGTCACAATGAAATCCAGCTCATTGGTAACGGAGAATGGTCCTTGTCTCTTGGGGGACGTGATTGTTCCCTTCAGATGCACGAGCAAAAACTCCTAGAGATTTCACAAACTGTGGAACTCTTACAAAAAGAAGCAGAACTTGTTCGTTCTTCAAATGCAAAAAAAGCTGCTATCCTCGACAAAGATGTGCAAACACTTAAGGATATGGAACACCAAGCAGAAGTGTTTGGAAAGGCAATTCGCCTCAACTCCGTATCTACATTTGAATGTATCGTAGAGGGAAATAGTTTTTTCTTTATGGAAGTAAACACTCGGATCCAGGTGGAACACCGTGTGACCGAGATGGTTTACAAGATGAAGTTTACCAATCCTAACGATCCAAATGACTTCTTCTACATTGATTCCCTTGTGGAAGCGATGGCAGTACTCTCCATTCACGGACCACGAGTACCAAAACCTGAACGAATTGTACGCAATGTATCTGGAGCAGAAGTACGTATCAATGCGACTAACCGCGCTCTACAACCTCACGCGGGTGGAATCATCCAAAACTGGTCAAATCCACTTCCTGAAGAGATCCGAGATGACCAAGGGATTTGTACGAGAAACCCAGACACGGGAGCATTTGTGCATTACAACTTGGCTGGAGCATACGACTCCAACGTAGCACTCATCGTTTCTTATGGTAATAGCCGTTCCGAAAACTTAGAAGTGTTAGGAAATATCCTTCGCAAAACAGAACTTAGAGGCCAAAACCTTGAAACCAACTTACTTGTTCACTATGGTCTCATCCAATGGATTTTAGGTAAGGATGCGATGTTCAAACCATCCACTGCTTTTATGATATCGTATCTAGCAGGGATTGGTGCGTTACAATCCATTATCAATGATTTGGATTTGGAATACCTCTGGTCAGAAAAAACAAAAGCTGCTGATGCTGACTTAAAAAAAGTACTCAGCAAAAAAATGACGCTCGTGATCCGGCCAATGGAAAGGCTTCTTGCCAATCCACATTTACTGGGTGGATTTTTAGGATACTTTGACGGAAAACTATGGTCACGCACTGGAAACCAACTTTCTTTCAATGAAAACCCAATCCAATTCTTAGATTCATTGTATTACTACTTAAATCTAGATGCAACGGAACAAAAAGCAAGTTCAGAAAAGATTTGGGACCACGACGCGAAGTTACTTATAGAAGCAAAAGAGTTTTATTCTGAATTCTCTAAACGCACTGGTCTGAAAAGCTGGAAAGAAATAGTGGATGTGTTTGCGAAAGGGAAAAACCCTTCCAAAGAAATTTCAGAGGAACTTTGGGAAAAAGTGAAGGCAAGTCACAACGGTTTCCAAGCAGGACTTGAGACGTTACTCTTACTTCCCAAAATTGGAATCAAATCGAATTTCTTTGGTTTGGATGTGAATGCGGATTTGGACGGAGTTGTTCCTGATGAATTCAAAAACAAAGACACACGAGATGCGTTTATCAAAACACTAAACCCTCCACCAAAGATGTCTGGTGATGAAATTGTAGCCCCTATGGGAGGAATGTTCTATTCCAAAGAAGCCCCAAACCTTCCACCTCTCATCAATGAGGGAGACCATTTCCAAGCGGGACAACCTCTCTTTATCATTGAAGTGATGAAGATGTTTAATAAAATTCTAGCACCAGTGAGTGGGACAATCGTGAAAAATTTGATGGTGGATTCGGATGGAAAGATTGTGACAAAAGCACAACCCATCTTCAAAATCAAACCAGATGAAATTTTGAAGGAAGAGTCTCCTGAAGAAATTCGAGCAAGAAAAGTAAAGGTAACAAAGGAATTGGGGCTCGGTTAA
- a CDS encoding protein-glutamate methylesterase/protein-glutamine glutaminase gives MNKIKVFVIDDSAVVRQVLTEIFKTDSNFQFLGSASDPIFALDKMNNDWPDVIVLDIEMPRMDGLSFLKKIMTERPTPVVICSTLTTEGSETAILAMNLGACDIITKPKIGLKDFLNESTIALTDAVIAAASATIKHLPKPSQSNDFKIQLDKKQELSSLQATEKIVAIGTSTGGTIALEHVLTKLPKDQTPGIVIVQHMPEKFTEAFAKRLDSICEIVVREAKHGDRVVKGLALIAPGNKHMTLKRSGAQYFVEVVDGPLVNRHKPSVDVLFRSVAKSAGKNARGIIMTGMGDDGASGLAEMKEAGAETIAQNEETSVVFGMPKEAIKRGCVDHILPLGEIHKAIIGYG, from the coding sequence ATGAATAAAATTAAAGTTTTTGTCATCGATGACTCTGCTGTCGTAAGACAAGTGTTAACCGAAATTTTTAAAACAGATTCAAATTTCCAATTTTTAGGAAGTGCCTCTGATCCTATCTTTGCCTTAGACAAAATGAATAATGATTGGCCTGATGTCATAGTTCTCGATATTGAGATGCCAAGAATGGATGGTTTATCTTTTCTTAAAAAAATTATGACAGAAAGGCCAACACCTGTTGTCATTTGTTCTACGTTAACAACAGAAGGTTCGGAAACTGCTATCCTTGCGATGAACTTAGGTGCTTGTGATATCATCACCAAACCAAAAATTGGGCTCAAAGACTTTTTAAACGAAAGTACAATTGCCCTCACGGATGCAGTGATTGCAGCTGCCTCTGCCACCATCAAACATTTACCTAAACCAAGCCAATCGAATGATTTCAAAATCCAATTGGATAAAAAACAAGAACTCTCATCCTTACAAGCCACTGAAAAAATAGTGGCGATTGGCACCTCAACTGGAGGCACAATTGCACTAGAACACGTGTTAACCAAATTACCAAAAGATCAAACCCCTGGAATTGTCATTGTCCAACACATGCCAGAAAAATTCACAGAAGCCTTTGCCAAACGATTGGATTCGATCTGTGAAATCGTCGTCAGGGAAGCAAAACATGGTGATCGAGTGGTCAAAGGACTTGCCCTCATTGCCCCTGGCAACAAACATATGACGCTCAAACGTTCTGGAGCTCAGTACTTTGTAGAAGTGGTGGATGGTCCTCTTGTCAACCGACACAAACCATCTGTAGATGTTTTATTCCGTTCTGTAGCCAAATCTGCAGGGAAAAATGCGAGAGGTATCATCATGACGGGAATGGGTGACGACGGGGCATCGGGACTTGCGGAAATGAAAGAGGCTGGAGCGGAAACAATTGCACAAAATGAAGAGACTTCTGTGGTTTTTGGGATGCCTAAAGAGGCAATCAAAAGAGGATGTGTGGACCACATCCTCCCACTCGGTGAAATTCACAAAGCCATTATAGGCTACGGTTAA
- a CDS encoding chemotaxis protein CheD, with product MEAPDEVIDRFLNPGEIFFGDSNYRVRTLLGSCVSIVLWHPTLYIGGMCHFLLPYPADIKLEKTYKYGIDAFQYFISEIKKKHTKPNQYSAKIFGGSNMFLGEEREIFRNDTTTLIGTKNTEFAKKILLENQIKVISEDTGGNQSRKIYFSIWDGEVWVEKH from the coding sequence ATGGAAGCTCCTGATGAAGTGATAGACCGGTTTCTCAATCCTGGAGAAATTTTCTTCGGAGATAGCAACTATCGGGTACGTACACTTCTTGGTTCCTGTGTATCCATCGTATTATGGCATCCAACCCTTTATATCGGAGGTATGTGCCATTTTTTACTTCCCTACCCTGCTGACATCAAATTGGAAAAAACATACAAATACGGAATCGATGCATTTCAGTATTTTATATCTGAGATCAAAAAAAAACACACAAAACCCAATCAATATTCAGCTAAGATATTTGGTGGTTCGAATATGTTTCTCGGCGAGGAAAGGGAAATTTTTCGAAATGATACAACAACTCTAATCGGTACCAAAAATACAGAATTTGCAAAAAAAATTCTATTAGAAAATCAAATTAAAGTTATTTCAGAAGATACTGGTGGAAACCAATCGAGAAAAATTTATTTTTCGATTTGGGATGGTGAAGTTTGGGTAGAAAAACATTAA
- a CDS encoding chemotaxis protein CheW, with protein MQEIQYLTFLLSNELFGLGILYIKEIIEFDSVTHVPMMPEYIPGVINLRGNVVPVIDLNTRFYKKKTETNRKTCIIITEIKLEKETIDVGLLVDEVNEVVDIPENQIEDAPSFGSKIRLDFIQGIGKLENQFVIILKINQILDLTEIQTIQETSSQVS; from the coding sequence ATGCAGGAAATTCAATACCTAACCTTTTTACTCTCCAATGAATTATTTGGTCTTGGGATTTTGTATATAAAAGAAATCATCGAATTTGATTCAGTCACTCATGTACCCATGATGCCTGAATACATTCCAGGAGTGATCAATTTACGAGGCAATGTAGTTCCCGTGATTGATTTAAACACCCGGTTTTATAAAAAGAAAACGGAAACCAATCGGAAAACTTGTATCATCATCACTGAAATCAAATTGGAAAAAGAAACCATTGATGTGGGTCTACTTGTTGATGAAGTCAATGAGGTGGTAGATATTCCCGAAAACCAAATCGAAGATGCTCCCAGTTTTGGTTCTAAAATTCGTTTAGATTTTATACAAGGTATTGGAAAATTAGAAAATCAATTTGTGATCATTTTGAAAATCAACCAAATACTCGATTTAACCGAAATCCAAACCATCCAAGAAACATCATCGCAAGTGAGTTAA